The following are encoded in a window of Calditrichota bacterium genomic DNA:
- a CDS encoding class I SAM-dependent methyltransferase, which yields MAEKHFQEQQAFARSYLVPYFRQHLPGFSDMRVLEVGCAEAGLLDVLHEQGIEAVGLELSPTRVAIAQRKNPDLPVYVGDITDPRCGQVVGTGFDLVVMRDVIEHVAERARAMENIRALLKVGGYLFVSFPPKYSAFAGHQQVGRSVLRFCPFVHLLPAPVVHGLGTLVHEADYQVNNILTNRRQGLTIAHFERLCGTCGFRLVRRDLFLVRPIYRTRFGLRPVRLPNIPVVREVLAMGYEAIWQVG from the coding sequence ATGGCGGAAAAGCACTTTCAGGAGCAGCAGGCGTTCGCCAGGTCCTATCTTGTCCCCTACTTTCGCCAGCACCTCCCTGGTTTCTCCGACATGCGGGTCTTGGAAGTCGGTTGTGCCGAGGCAGGGCTCCTCGATGTGCTCCACGAGCAGGGGATAGAGGCAGTGGGGCTGGAACTTTCGCCGACGCGCGTAGCCATTGCCCAGCGCAAGAATCCGGACCTCCCCGTGTACGTAGGCGACATCACCGATCCACGCTGCGGCCAGGTGGTGGGCACCGGTTTCGACCTGGTGGTGATGCGGGACGTGATCGAACACGTCGCCGAGCGAGCAAGAGCAATGGAGAATATCCGTGCGCTGCTCAAGGTCGGGGGGTACCTCTTTGTCTCCTTTCCCCCAAAATACTCCGCCTTTGCCGGCCACCAGCAAGTGGGGCGCTCTGTGCTCCGTTTCTGCCCTTTTGTTCATTTGCTGCCCGCGCCGGTGGTCCACGGTCTAGGGACACTCGTGCATGAGGCAGACTATCAGGTCAACAACATCCTGACAAATCGCCGGCAGGGGCTGACCATAGCTCACTTCGAGCGGCTGTGCGGGACATGCGGTTTCCGGCTGGTGAGGAGAGATCTTTTCCTGGTGCGCCCTATCTACCGCACCCGTTTCGGCCTGCGGCCCGTCAGGCTGCCCAACATCCCGGTCGTGCGGGAAGTCCTGGCGATGGGGTACGAAGCCATATGGCAAGTCGGGTGA